From Salinirubellus salinus, the proteins below share one genomic window:
- a CDS encoding GNAT family N-acetyltransferase, with product MQTVELGPTDAVELARLYEAYDWWAERTVPEVRAALADSIALGVRDDGDLVASARVVTDGVYYATCYDVVVREDRRSEGVGEELLDAVVSHPALADVFLSLTCREGLVPFYERAGFEPYPSPVERPDGPAEEMVHLYRPRADD from the coding sequence ATGCAGACGGTCGAACTCGGTCCCACGGACGCGGTCGAACTCGCACGGCTCTACGAGGCGTACGACTGGTGGGCCGAGCGGACGGTCCCAGAGGTGCGGGCGGCGCTCGCCGACTCCATCGCACTCGGCGTCCGTGACGACGGCGACCTGGTCGCGTCGGCCCGTGTCGTCACCGACGGCGTCTACTACGCGACGTGTTACGACGTGGTGGTCCGCGAGGACCGGCGCAGCGAGGGCGTCGGCGAGGAACTGCTGGACGCCGTCGTCTCCCATCCCGCCCTCGCGGACGTCTTCCTCTCGCTCACCTGCCGCGAGGGTCTGGTCCCGTTCTACGAACGGGCCGGGTTCGAGCCATACCCGAGTCCGGTCGAGCGACCCGACGGCCCCGCCGAGGAGATGGTCCACCTCTACCGGCCCCGCGCGGACGACTGA
- a CDS encoding DUF2061 domain-containing protein, producing the protein MEFTRRLVTRTPNQLRSRAVVKTLLYRVVMVLVSVGVAFAVTGSVGQSLSIGLVTNLVKTGTYYGYERLWDRVAWGVASAD; encoded by the coding sequence ATGGAGTTCACACGTCGCCTCGTCACCCGGACGCCGAACCAGCTGCGGTCGCGGGCGGTGGTGAAGACGCTCCTCTACCGGGTGGTCATGGTCCTCGTCTCGGTGGGAGTGGCGTTCGCGGTGACCGGGAGCGTCGGCCAGTCGCTGAGCATCGGCCTCGTCACGAACCTCGTCAAGACCGGGACGTACTACGGCTACGAGCGACTCTGGGACCGCGTCGCGTGGGGCGTCGCCTCCGCCGACTGA
- a CDS encoding AzlD domain-containing protein, whose product MTTAPDTVVWAAVVLAGVGTYAIRASFLFLFERLGGVPSRAQTALGMVPAAVLSALVVPAVLAPEETVVLLGNDRLVAAVVAALVAWYTESILATIVVGLVALVGLGLLL is encoded by the coding sequence TTGACGACCGCCCCCGATACGGTGGTGTGGGCCGCCGTCGTCCTCGCGGGCGTCGGCACCTACGCCATCCGCGCGTCGTTCCTCTTCCTGTTCGAGCGACTCGGCGGCGTCCCCTCACGCGCGCAGACGGCGCTCGGGATGGTGCCCGCAGCGGTGCTCTCGGCGCTCGTCGTCCCCGCCGTCCTCGCCCCCGAGGAGACGGTGGTGCTGCTGGGGAACGACCGACTGGTCGCCGCCGTCGTCGCCGCCCTCGTCGCGTGGTACACCGAGAGCATCCTCGCAACCATCGTGGTCGGACTCGTGGCGCTGGTCGGCCTCGGCCTCCTGCTGTAA
- a CDS encoding AzlC family ABC transporter permease, whose amino-acid sequence MSRREALRAGVRATTPVVLGVVPFGLVAGAAAIGAGLSILQAAALSVVVFAGASQLAIIELLGRDAALVVVVGTALVINARMFMYSASLAPHFLEEDSRWRALLAYVLTDQAFALSVTRYAEGLEGVERKRWYYLGTALPLWVVWQICTVAGALAGTQVPAWLPLGFAVPLTFLALLVPAVESRPTLVAALVGGGVATAGVSLPFNLGLLVGAVAGVVAGTVLAERGWGDVEVGH is encoded by the coding sequence ATGAGTCGCCGAGAGGCCCTCCGTGCGGGCGTGCGTGCCACCACGCCCGTGGTGCTGGGTGTCGTGCCGTTCGGACTCGTCGCGGGAGCCGCCGCCATCGGGGCCGGGCTCTCGATACTGCAAGCCGCCGCGCTCTCCGTGGTCGTGTTCGCCGGCGCCTCCCAGCTCGCCATCATCGAACTCCTCGGCCGGGACGCCGCACTCGTCGTCGTCGTCGGGACGGCGCTGGTCATCAACGCGCGGATGTTCATGTACTCGGCGTCGCTGGCCCCGCACTTCCTCGAGGAGGACTCGCGCTGGCGGGCGCTGCTGGCGTACGTGCTGACCGACCAGGCCTTCGCGCTCTCGGTGACGCGGTACGCCGAGGGGCTGGAGGGGGTAGAGCGCAAGCGCTGGTACTACCTCGGGACCGCGCTGCCGCTCTGGGTCGTCTGGCAGATCTGCACCGTCGCGGGGGCGCTCGCCGGGACGCAGGTGCCCGCGTGGCTCCCGCTCGGGTTCGCGGTGCCGCTCACCTTCCTCGCCCTGCTGGTGCCGGCCGTCGAGAGTCGACCGACGCTGGTCGCGGCGCTCGTCGGTGGCGGTGTCGCCACCGCGGGCGTCTCACTCCCGTTCAACCTCGGCCTGCTGGTCGGGGCCGTCGCGGGCGTCGTCGCCGGCACCGTGCTGGCCGAACGCGGCTGGGGCGACGTGGAGGTGGGCCATTGA
- a CDS encoding ATP-binding protein, with translation MLSLDRPARVLYVDSYDGVDRAAAAFDPADVDVTYETDPDRALDLVETNRFECAVLGPEPAGGSGIAMLVATREVSDVPVVLLGGETPGPTTAFDAGADEYARPPTDEDTAAALAARIVNLVGRRRAERTATTERARSAALVADEGEFRDLAERLDQVVWIRDPDGAFRYANAAFESTWGVSDETLRDDPSLFERRIHPADRPDAAGFEAGVHEYRVQQADGPVRWLRDHVREVETDEGCRVVGVAEDVTARQRLSRDLEANVEALGRLYEISSNPDLEFEEKAPRLLAVGCDLLDLSFGALMRIEDGSQRVVAAHGTGVEAGLETPLSRAYCRRTIDSDSLLGIRDAPAEGMAGDPAYDEWGFACYLGGKVLVDDELYGTVCFGSEEPRDEPFTAAERSVVELLVQWVSHELTQRTVQERLRRRNERLDDFASVVSHDLRNPLNVVSGRVEMALDASEDPAVVDHLEMATGGIERMEDLIADLLALARHDTSIEPTSVAIADVARGAWQTVPTGDATLTLRDGLGQVQADPPRLRQLFENLFRNAVEHGSTGPDPQARRDAVERSSTSPASQARQDAINHASPPDPEPTDGGNDPGPTTLTDGGSGPRVVVGPLDGGGFYVEDDGPGLPREESVFASGVTTAADGTGLGLAIVKQVAEAHGWSVRAGEAPTGGARFEFAF, from the coding sequence GTGCTCTCACTCGACCGCCCCGCGCGGGTTCTCTACGTCGACTCCTACGACGGGGTCGACCGGGCGGCGGCGGCGTTCGACCCTGCTGACGTCGACGTGACCTACGAGACGGACCCGGACCGGGCGCTCGACCTCGTCGAGACCAACCGGTTCGAGTGTGCCGTCCTCGGCCCGGAACCGGCTGGCGGGTCGGGTATCGCGATGCTCGTCGCCACCCGCGAGGTGAGCGACGTCCCGGTCGTCCTCCTCGGGGGGGAGACGCCCGGCCCGACGACGGCGTTCGACGCCGGCGCCGACGAGTACGCTCGCCCGCCGACCGACGAGGACACGGCCGCCGCGCTGGCCGCCCGCATCGTGAACCTCGTGGGTCGGCGCCGCGCCGAGCGGACGGCAACCACCGAACGGGCGCGCTCCGCCGCCCTCGTCGCCGACGAGGGTGAGTTCCGCGACCTCGCCGAGCGCCTCGACCAGGTGGTCTGGATCCGCGACCCTGACGGCGCGTTCCGGTACGCGAACGCCGCGTTCGAGTCCACGTGGGGCGTCTCCGACGAGACGCTCCGAGACGACCCGTCACTGTTCGAGCGTCGCATCCACCCGGCCGACCGGCCGGACGCGGCGGGGTTCGAGGCCGGCGTCCACGAGTACCGCGTCCAGCAGGCCGACGGCCCGGTGCGCTGGCTCCGCGACCACGTCCGCGAGGTGGAGACGGACGAGGGATGCCGCGTCGTCGGCGTCGCCGAGGACGTCACCGCCCGCCAGCGACTCTCCCGTGACCTCGAGGCCAACGTGGAGGCGCTCGGGCGACTCTACGAGATCTCCTCGAACCCCGACCTCGAGTTCGAGGAGAAGGCACCCAGACTGCTGGCGGTCGGCTGTGACCTGCTCGACCTCTCGTTCGGCGCGCTGATGCGCATCGAGGACGGCTCCCAGCGGGTGGTGGCTGCCCACGGTACGGGTGTCGAGGCCGGGCTCGAGACGCCGCTCTCGAGGGCCTACTGCCGACGGACCATCGACTCCGACAGCCTGCTGGGCATCCGCGACGCGCCCGCGGAGGGGATGGCGGGTGACCCGGCCTACGACGAGTGGGGGTTCGCCTGCTACCTCGGCGGGAAGGTGCTCGTCGACGACGAACTCTACGGGACGGTCTGTTTCGGCTCCGAGGAACCACGGGACGAGCCGTTCACCGCGGCCGAGCGGTCCGTGGTCGAGTTGCTCGTCCAGTGGGTCTCCCACGAGCTGACCCAGCGGACGGTCCAGGAACGACTCCGGCGACGCAACGAGCGTCTCGACGACTTCGCGAGCGTCGTCAGCCACGACCTCCGCAACCCGCTGAACGTGGTCTCCGGCAGGGTCGAGATGGCACTCGACGCCAGTGAGGACCCGGCCGTGGTCGACCACCTCGAGATGGCCACCGGCGGTATCGAGCGGATGGAGGACCTCATCGCGGACCTGCTGGCGCTCGCCCGTCACGACACCTCGATCGAGCCCACCTCCGTCGCCATCGCCGACGTGGCCCGCGGGGCGTGGCAGACCGTCCCCACCGGCGACGCGACGCTCACGCTCCGCGACGGCCTCGGGCAGGTGCAGGCGGACCCGCCGCGCCTGCGCCAACTGTTCGAGAACCTCTTTCGAAACGCCGTGGAGCACGGCTCCACCGGCCCCGACCCGCAAGCTCGCCGGGACGCCGTCGAACGCAGCTCCACGAGCCCTGCCTCGCAGGCTCGGCAGGACGCGATAAACCACGCCTCGCCGCCCGACCCGGAGCCGACCGACGGCGGGAACGACCCCGGCCCGACCACGCTGACGGACGGCGGGAGTGGGCCGAGGGTGGTCGTCGGCCCGCTCGACGGCGGCGGGTTCTACGTCGAGGACGACGGGCCGGGACTCCCACGCGAGGAGTCGGTGTTCGCCTCCGGCGTCACCACGGCCGCGGACGGCACCGGCCTCGGCCTCGCCATCGTGAAGCAGGTGGCCGAGGCCCACGGCTGGTCGGTCCGGGCCGGCGAGGCCCCGACGGGCGGCGCGCGCTTCGAGTTCGCGTTCTAG
- a CDS encoding cyclic 2,3-diphosphoglycerate synthase produces MSQTRILIMGAAGRDFHDFNTVFRDDERVEVVAFTHTASQNIGELDALPTRRYPPALAGERYPDGIPIYPESELETVVEEADVDTVVFSYSDVSHEHVMHQASRALAAGADFRLVGPDRMMLRASIPVVAVDAVRTGCGKSQTARKFADLLRDRGKEVAVVREPMPYGDLVAQRVQRFDSIERLDESDVTIEEREEYEGHIERGHVVYAGVDYGAILERVEAEADVVVWDGGNNELPFYVPDVHVVVTDPHRAGAELRYHPGETNLRLADYVVVNKEDTADAGAIREVETNVRKTNPDAEIVHANSKITADGEQIAGKRVLVVEDGPTLTHGDAPYGAGLIAARRYGAAEVVDPEPAAVGSLQRVFEEYPHLDTVLPAMGYSEAQRRDLAATIRNAAPDVVVSGTPHDLARILDVDVPVVRVRYELEEKNLTLETILDRHADVLEC; encoded by the coding sequence ATGAGTCAGACGCGGATCCTGATCATGGGTGCAGCGGGCCGCGACTTCCACGACTTCAACACGGTCTTCAGGGACGACGAACGGGTCGAGGTCGTCGCGTTCACCCACACCGCCTCGCAGAACATCGGCGAACTCGACGCCCTCCCCACCCGCCGCTACCCGCCGGCGCTGGCGGGAGAGCGGTACCCCGACGGCATCCCGATCTACCCCGAATCGGAACTGGAGACCGTCGTCGAGGAGGCCGACGTCGACACGGTCGTGTTCTCGTACTCCGACGTCTCGCACGAACACGTGATGCACCAGGCCTCGCGTGCGCTCGCCGCCGGGGCCGACTTCCGCCTCGTCGGGCCGGACCGGATGATGCTCCGGGCGTCGATTCCGGTCGTCGCCGTCGACGCGGTCCGGACGGGGTGTGGCAAGTCACAGACCGCACGGAAGTTCGCCGACCTGCTCCGCGACCGGGGGAAGGAGGTGGCCGTCGTCAGGGAGCCGATGCCGTACGGCGACCTCGTGGCCCAGCGGGTACAGCGGTTCGACTCCATCGAGCGCCTCGACGAGAGCGACGTGACCATCGAGGAACGCGAGGAGTACGAGGGGCACATCGAACGTGGGCACGTCGTCTACGCGGGTGTCGACTACGGCGCCATCCTGGAGCGCGTGGAGGCGGAGGCCGACGTCGTCGTCTGGGACGGCGGCAACAACGAACTCCCGTTCTACGTACCCGACGTCCACGTCGTCGTGACCGACCCGCACCGCGCCGGGGCCGAACTCCGGTACCACCCCGGCGAGACCAACCTCCGACTCGCGGACTACGTCGTCGTCAACAAGGAGGACACGGCGGACGCGGGGGCGATTCGAGAGGTCGAGACGAACGTCCGGAAGACGAACCCGGACGCGGAGATCGTCCACGCGAACTCGAAGATCACGGCCGACGGGGAGCAGATCGCCGGCAAGCGGGTGCTCGTCGTCGAGGACGGGCCTACCCTCACCCACGGCGACGCGCCCTACGGTGCTGGCCTCATCGCGGCCCGACGGTACGGGGCCGCCGAGGTCGTCGACCCCGAGCCAGCGGCCGTCGGTTCGCTCCAGCGCGTCTTCGAGGAGTACCCCCACCTCGACACGGTCCTCCCGGCGATGGGCTACAGCGAGGCACAGCGTCGGGACCTGGCCGCGACCATCCGGAACGCGGCGCCGGACGTCGTGGTCTCGGGGACGCCCCACGACCTCGCTCGGATACTCGACGTCGACGTCCCCGTCGTCCGGGTTCGCTACGAACTCGAGGAGAAGAACCTCACGCTCGAGACGATACTGGATCGCCACGCCGACGTACTGGAGTGCTGA
- the arcC gene encoding carbamate kinase yields the protein MDDDSQRAGTEPIVVALGGNTLLGSQGHWTFDEQREAVARTARQLADAIHAGYDVVLTHGNGPQVGTLLLQQDNVEEPARRPLDVLVAETQAQIGYLVQQALDNELPDSTDSVTVVTQVVVDPDDPAFETPTKPVGPFYTEAQAAERAFETRRVRSGDRPYRRVVPSPEPIEVVEDEEITSLVERGTLVVAAGGGGVPVVRDGTLRGVEAVVDKDKTSQVLAAELGAETLVVLTDVEFAYVGYETADERPLRRVSPAAVRGHLEAGEFGEGSMRPKMEACCRFVERGGERAVVTTPDRLLEALAGETGTQVRA from the coding sequence ATGGACGACGACTCTCAGCGGGCGGGAACCGAGCCGATTGTCGTGGCCCTGGGCGGGAACACGTTGCTCGGGTCGCAGGGGCACTGGACGTTCGATGAACAGCGGGAGGCCGTCGCCCGGACCGCCCGACAGCTCGCGGACGCGATTCACGCCGGCTACGACGTCGTCCTCACCCACGGGAACGGCCCGCAGGTCGGTACCCTCCTCCTGCAACAGGACAACGTCGAGGAGCCCGCACGACGCCCGCTCGACGTGCTGGTCGCCGAGACGCAGGCACAGATCGGCTACCTGGTGCAACAGGCGCTCGACAACGAACTCCCCGACTCGACGGACTCCGTCACCGTCGTGACGCAGGTGGTCGTGGACCCGGACGACCCCGCGTTCGAGACCCCCACGAAACCCGTGGGGCCGTTCTACACCGAGGCGCAAGCGGCCGAGCGAGCCTTCGAGACCCGACGGGTGCGCAGTGGTGACCGTCCCTACCGCCGTGTCGTCCCGTCCCCCGAGCCCATCGAGGTCGTCGAGGACGAGGAGATAACGAGCCTCGTGGAGCGAGGGACCCTCGTCGTCGCCGCTGGCGGCGGTGGCGTTCCCGTGGTCCGTGACGGCACGCTCCGTGGTGTCGAGGCCGTGGTCGACAAGGACAAGACCTCGCAGGTGCTCGCCGCCGAACTCGGGGCCGAGACCCTCGTCGTCCTGACGGACGTCGAGTTCGCGTACGTGGGCTACGAGACGGCCGACGAGCGACCACTCCGTCGCGTCTCACCAGCGGCGGTGCGCGGGCACCTCGAGGCGGGGGAGTTCGGTGAGGGGAGTATGCGCCCGAAGATGGAGGCCTGCTGTCGATTCGTCGAACGGGGCGGCGAGCGGGCCGTGGTGACCACGCCCGACCGGTTGCTGGAGGCGCTGGCCGGTGAGACCGGAACCCAGGTCCGAGCCTGA
- a CDS encoding DUF4352 domain-containing protein — protein MRPTVTRREAVLLGGLGVLTSLAGCVGGGDAPSDGDAPADGPSGSGDIGGDSNGADGGDGGGEGETAGDEADAPAVSVQQAVVGDLTDLGPVAVGVVGAERTPTAPLLGPGSAIGAAEGNEYVALDVGIRGDAYVALAADLFAVAVDDTEYASAENFAQIASAELGGFPFAPGELRRFRLHYEVPEGTSGESLRVLLRVRTLPGDSFEALQPLQVDLGSTAASAATFEQAFDVPLQPFGETVSHEGIEVTIGEVQPVAEVSARRPPAEGTEYLGFTIAATNGGDRPNPILLSLSGLGGLSLVDGTGADVGRNVQFTGEVLGGRQFDPSNGLAPGESESGVVVGEVPAGVSPLYLVWSPPALYWRGDVHRYVWQVR, from the coding sequence ATGCGACCCACGGTGACACGGCGTGAAGCGGTACTGCTCGGGGGCCTCGGCGTCCTGACGTCGCTGGCAGGGTGTGTGGGGGGCGGCGACGCGCCGTCGGACGGTGACGCGCCGGCCGACGGGCCGAGCGGGAGCGGGGACATCGGCGGGGACTCGAACGGTGCCGACGGGGGCGACGGCGGTGGCGAGGGCGAGACGGCTGGTGACGAGGCGGACGCGCCGGCCGTCTCCGTCCAGCAGGCCGTCGTCGGGGACCTGACGGACCTCGGGCCCGTCGCGGTCGGCGTCGTGGGCGCCGAACGGACGCCGACGGCACCGCTGCTCGGCCCCGGATCGGCCATCGGTGCCGCCGAGGGCAACGAGTACGTCGCGCTCGACGTGGGCATCCGGGGCGACGCGTACGTCGCGCTCGCGGCGGACCTGTTCGCCGTCGCCGTCGACGACACGGAGTACGCCTCGGCCGAGAACTTCGCCCAGATCGCCTCGGCCGAACTCGGGGGGTTCCCGTTCGCGCCGGGGGAACTCCGTCGGTTCCGGCTCCACTACGAGGTGCCCGAGGGGACGAGCGGCGAGTCACTCCGGGTGCTGTTGCGGGTCCGGACGCTCCCGGGTGACTCGTTCGAGGCCCTGCAGCCGCTCCAGGTCGACCTCGGCTCGACGGCCGCCTCGGCCGCCACGTTCGAGCAGGCGTTCGACGTGCCGCTCCAACCGTTCGGCGAGACGGTCTCGCACGAGGGCATCGAGGTGACCATCGGCGAGGTGCAACCGGTGGCCGAGGTCTCGGCCCGCCGGCCGCCCGCCGAGGGGACGGAGTACCTCGGGTTCACCATCGCGGCCACGAACGGGGGCGACCGGCCGAACCCCATCCTCCTCTCGCTGAGCGGGCTCGGCGGCCTCTCGCTGGTCGACGGCACGGGTGCGGACGTGGGCCGGAACGTCCAGTTCACGGGCGAGGTGCTGGGCGGGCGGCAGTTCGACCCGTCGAACGGCCTCGCGCCGGGCGAGAGCGAGTCCGGCGTCGTCGTGGGGGAGGTGCCCGCCGGCGTCTCGCCGCTCTACCTCGTCTGGTCGCCCCCGGCGCTCTACTGGCGTGGTGACGTCCACCGCTACGTCTGGCAGGTCCGCTGA
- a CDS encoding DUF7097 family protein, whose amino-acid sequence MKTPKGTTVGVDDPYAFVERCDHLTDDGRCRFAVERGDHDPEFARERHADDLRCPAADPHGEWAWSDCPHFRSRQRNRECLRCGLEERRVPGEVRPLLEEHHLSYAGEPEADMEHEVTVYLCRWCHAKVHSSWARVDDDVGPDAEAIAAAEERRSREQAETAFSTAAERFDPEE is encoded by the coding sequence GTGAAGACACCGAAGGGGACCACCGTGGGCGTGGACGACCCCTACGCGTTCGTCGAGCGGTGCGACCACCTCACCGACGACGGGCGGTGTCGCTTCGCGGTCGAGCGGGGCGACCACGACCCCGAGTTCGCCCGCGAGCGACACGCCGACGACCTGCGGTGCCCAGCGGCCGACCCGCACGGCGAGTGGGCGTGGTCGGACTGCCCGCACTTCCGGTCACGCCAGCGCAACCGGGAGTGCCTACGCTGTGGCCTCGAGGAGCGCCGCGTGCCGGGCGAGGTCCGGCCCCTGCTGGAGGAACACCACCTCTCTTACGCCGGCGAACCGGAGGCCGACATGGAACACGAGGTGACGGTCTACCTCTGTCGCTGGTGTCACGCGAAGGTCCACAGTTCGTGGGCGCGGGTGGACGACGACGTCGGCCCCGACGCCGAGGCCATCGCCGCGGCCGAGGAGCGCCGCTCGCGCGAACAGGCGGAGACCGCCTTCTCGACGGCGGCGGAGCGGTTCGACCCGGAGGAGTGA
- a CDS encoding DUF192 domain-containing protein: MVAPLDERVGVVHAHGGPLRCLHARRWAFLVRESSQRSWRPAASGGCARAPPPDGRSRTPLATDVEFADGIVSQGLGLMFRRAIADDYALVFRFGGTRTRGLHMVCVPFDIDAVWLVDGEVTGVERLRAWWGRGGYRADTVIEMPAGAADGVAVGDRVVVE, from the coding sequence GTGGTCGCACCGCTCGACGAACGCGTAGGGGTCGTCCACGCCCACGGTGGTCCCCTTCGGTGTCTTCACGCTCGGCGGTGGGCGTTCCTCGTACGTGAATCCTCGCAACGCTCTTGGCGACCGGCGGCGAGCGGCGGGTGTGCGCGTGCTCCACCGCCCGACGGACGGTCCCGAACGCCCCTCGCCACGGACGTCGAGTTCGCCGACGGCATCGTCTCGCAGGGGCTCGGCCTGATGTTCCGCCGAGCCATCGCGGACGACTACGCGCTCGTCTTCCGGTTCGGCGGGACACGAACGCGGGGACTCCACATGGTCTGTGTCCCGTTCGACATCGACGCCGTGTGGCTGGTCGACGGGGAGGTGACGGGCGTCGAGCGCCTGCGTGCGTGGTGGGGACGGGGCGGGTACCGGGCGGACACCGTCATCGAGATGCCCGCCGGTGCCGCCGACGGGGTGGCGGTTGGCGACCGGGTCGTCGTGGAGTGA
- a CDS encoding DUF7139 domain-containing protein translates to MGEGNTERHWLLGEEYRFGILLGLAGVGLVVAGFAAMVVAERVAPAAPYWLLREAAGVSGALGAPVALLGVTLTLAPRRPSVVGGAGVLITTLATGMFVAAYPSRWNVHRSADLTAEVGAFYLAGLGVLALGLAMAVRRARYRMGEQVADTGTGARYAPEESGFVWSDDGD, encoded by the coding sequence ATGGGGGAGGGAAACACGGAGCGCCACTGGCTGCTCGGGGAGGAGTACCGCTTCGGTATCCTGCTCGGCCTCGCGGGGGTCGGCCTCGTCGTCGCCGGGTTCGCCGCGATGGTCGTCGCCGAGCGTGTCGCACCGGCAGCCCCCTACTGGCTGCTCCGGGAGGCTGCCGGCGTCAGCGGGGCGCTGGGGGCACCGGTCGCGCTACTGGGGGTGACACTCACGCTGGCGCCGCGTCGCCCGTCGGTGGTCGGTGGGGCCGGCGTCCTGATAACCACGCTCGCCACGGGGATGTTCGTCGCGGCCTACCCGTCGCGGTGGAACGTCCACCGGAGCGCCGACCTGACGGCCGAGGTGGGGGCGTTCTACCTCGCCGGACTCGGTGTGCTCGCGCTGGGGCTGGCGATGGCGGTCCGTCGAGCCCGCTACCGGATGGGCGAACAGGTCGCCGACACGGGGACCGGGGCGCGGTACGCCCCCGAGGAGTCCGGGTTCGTCTGGAGCGACGACGGCGACTGA
- a CDS encoding (R)-citramalate synthase has product MSALFGDHPQTRPLSDASVEFLDTTLRDGEQAPGVSLSPAEKADIARGLDAAGVDYVEAGSACTGPGERETIKRVASQNLDATVTSFARGVQNDIDLALECDVDGVNLVVPASDRHIETKVGTTRESVVSKTADLVGYAADHGLWVEVLGEDGSRADLDFLVELMSAAMDAGADRVCVPDTVGHATPDRMLEIYAALNDVGPTSTHTHDDLGLAVTNALVGIAAGADLVHGTINGVGERAGNVAIEEVAIALYHGYGVETLDLEYVYDVAQTIANATGIPLAPNKAVVGENAFTHESGIHTDGTLKDDAMYEPYPPETVGRERRLVLGKHAGRAGVKAALAEHDVDVNDDELSAVVTRVKELGDRGKRVTDADLLTIAEEVQGRERDRRVELLGLTAASGSGQPTASVRLRVDDEERTAAGTGSGPVDAAVEAVEAALGSAGQAQLDSYHVDAITGGTDALVTVEVQMSRGDRTVTTTASDADITVASVQAMVDALDRLLAYEPDRVLADD; this is encoded by the coding sequence GTGAGTGCGCTTTTCGGTGACCATCCCCAGACCAGACCCCTCAGCGACGCGTCCGTCGAGTTCCTCGACACGACGCTGCGCGACGGTGAACAGGCACCCGGCGTCTCGCTCTCTCCCGCGGAGAAGGCCGACATCGCCCGTGGCCTCGACGCCGCTGGCGTCGACTACGTCGAGGCCGGGAGCGCGTGTACCGGACCGGGCGAGCGAGAGACCATCAAGCGCGTCGCCTCGCAGAACCTCGACGCGACGGTGACCTCGTTCGCCCGCGGCGTGCAGAACGACATCGACCTCGCACTGGAGTGCGACGTGGACGGCGTCAACCTCGTCGTGCCCGCGAGCGACCGGCACATCGAGACGAAGGTCGGCACCACCCGCGAGAGCGTCGTATCGAAGACGGCCGACCTGGTCGGGTACGCCGCGGACCACGGCCTGTGGGTCGAGGTGTTGGGCGAGGACGGCTCCCGCGCGGACCTCGACTTCCTGGTCGAACTCATGTCCGCCGCGATGGACGCGGGCGCCGACCGCGTCTGCGTGCCCGACACGGTGGGTCACGCCACGCCCGACCGGATGCTGGAGATATACGCCGCGCTGAACGACGTCGGCCCGACCAGCACCCACACCCACGACGACCTCGGACTGGCCGTGACGAACGCGCTCGTCGGCATCGCCGCGGGCGCGGACCTCGTCCACGGCACCATCAACGGCGTGGGCGAGCGGGCCGGCAACGTCGCCATCGAGGAGGTCGCCATCGCGCTCTACCACGGCTACGGCGTGGAGACGCTCGACCTCGAGTACGTCTACGACGTGGCCCAGACCATCGCGAACGCGACGGGGATCCCGCTCGCGCCGAACAAGGCCGTCGTCGGCGAGAACGCGTTCACCCACGAGTCCGGCATCCACACCGACGGCACGCTCAAGGACGACGCGATGTACGAGCCGTACCCGCCGGAGACGGTGGGCCGTGAGCGCCGTCTCGTCCTCGGGAAGCACGCCGGCCGTGCGGGGGTGAAGGCCGCGCTCGCCGAACACGACGTGGACGTGAACGACGACGAACTCTCGGCCGTCGTCACCCGCGTCAAGGAACTCGGCGACCGGGGCAAGCGCGTCACCGACGCGGACCTCCTGACCATCGCCGAGGAGGTGCAGGGCCGCGAACGCGACCGCCGCGTCGAACTGCTCGGACTCACCGCCGCCAGCGGTTCGGGCCAGCCGACCGCCTCGGTCCGTCTCCGGGTGGACGACGAGGAACGGACCGCCGCCGGCACCGGGTCGGGACCGGTCGATGCCGCCGTCGAGGCGGTGGAGGCCGCCCTCGGCAGCGCCGGACAGGCCCAGCTCGACAGCTACCACGTCGACGCCATCACGGGTGGCACGGACGCACTGGTGACCGTCGAGGTGCAGATGTCTCGGGGCGACCGGACCGTCACCACCACCGCGAGCGACGCGGACATCACCGTCGCCTCGGTGCAGGCGATGGTCGACGCGCTGGACCGGCTGCTGGCGTACGAGCCGGACCGGGTGCTGGCCGACGACTAA